One Salvia miltiorrhiza cultivar Shanhuang (shh) chromosome 6, IMPLAD_Smil_shh, whole genome shotgun sequence genomic window, caagaaaatggGAAGTTGCGAAGGCTGATCTCACTAATCAACGGGCTCGTTTTTCAAGCCCGCTGTTTTCTCTCTCATATATCACCAATCACAACAACCTAAAAATATATCTAAAGaaaagtttaattaaaaaaagagtTAAATCTCAGTCTTCTTTCTCACTTCTCAGCTCATATATATTAACGCCAGTCAACATATtccagaaaaataaaaatagaaaaaatctTATCTCATTTCACTCGGAAACCATTTTCAGCGACTCTCGTTGCTCTGCTCCTCTCTGCCATGGCGAAAGTTATCGTCGACTCCGAATACCTCAAGGATGTCGAGAGAGCTCGCCGCGAGCTTCGCTCTCTCATCTCCGGCAAGAATTGCGCGCCGATCATGCTGCGTTTGGCGTAATTTTCCACTTCTCCTCATATTTCCTCGGATTTTTTCgtttgatttttgttttagatGATCATTTTTGATAACTCCTAATGGAACTGCGTTTTTCTATGTTCGAATTGTGTTTCCGATTCAGGTGGCATGATGCGGGGACTTATGATGTGAACACGAAGACCGGAGGTCCGAACGGTTCGATTCGGAATGAGGAGGAGTACGCTCATGGTGCTAACAGTGGACTGAAAATAGCACTTGAATTTTGCGGTTGGTTTcggtttttctttattttttattttttgaatttttgttgtGTAGATTTGTTGTGAGAATTTCTGTGTGGGTTACATTAGAATGCTTGTGTTTGTTGAATCATGCTATGAGATAGTAGATTCTGTTTCTTACTAGTTGGATGTTTAGGAGGTTGTTATTGATTGTGGTAGTGGTGTTTGATAGTTGCATGCGACAGTGAAATATATTTAACATTTAGGCGCTATTATTTGTATTTCCACCATGGTTGTTGCGAGGTATTTGGTGTGGTAATAGGAAGACTGCATGACTAAGCTTATTTGAAGGAGCTTATGAACTCTTGCATCTTAAAAGATATTTTTAGATGGTTTTTAAGCTACTTCAAAGTATATGACAACCATTTTAGAAAACATCTTATGAGGTTATGAGCTCATTTGTTCTtctaaaacatcttataagttgtttcaAGGAGCTTCTAAATTCTGCCAAACATACTCTTAGTTTAACTTGTTTACATAGATAGAGTTAATTGGTTGTTCACCCCACTGGCATACTTGTATTAGTCTCTTAGCTTGGCGTTTTATAATATGCAAATGAAGTATTTTCACGGaaatattttatcacttttctcATCCTGCCTGTAGATATGCTTGATATTACTATTGTGTTTTTTTAATGGATGCTAAATTCTGTTAATCGGAAATTAATCCTACAAGTTTTCTTGGGGGTTTATCTTTTATTTGGTTGCAGAACAAGTGAAGTCTAAGTGTCCGAAAATTACATATGCCGATCTTTACCAGGTAATCTTCTTCATGCTTTTCAGTCGCTGCTGGTTAATACAAGGGAAGCTTGAAGCTCATTTTGTTCGGATAAGTTCTGCATAAGTTGAGTGGATTTGTTTGTCAAATGATCTTATCAAAATAAGGGCTATGTTTGTAATTATGGTCTCAATTAACATTTGTACAATTGAGCATTCATGTACTGTAGAATATGGTACTCTTTAATGGTTGGTTTGGCTGTTATTAAGTAGAAAGAAATTGTATTTGAATTAGTTGGGCTTCGCCTGTTGAAATCAAATTACTCTAGAAATCTGCTTTGCTGTCTAAAACTCAAAAGGAAAATACTTCTCTAAACAATCTATAGTCACCTCGCCCCCAATTATAATTGCTTGAGAAGACATGCTGATTAGTGTTAGAAGTTACTTCGCACAATGAACTGCAAGAGGGAAAGTAGGAACTGTTTTAGACTGGGAACGGATTATACTTGTGGAATATGATTAGAGTGGAATTCAATCCTTCTTCAGAAAAAATGTTATCTGAATAAACAATAGATTTTTCTGTTGACCAGTTTCAATCTATAGCTTGCAGGTGTTGTTGCAGTTGAAGTTACTGGTGGGCCCACAGTCAGTTTTGTTCCTGGCAGAAAGGTAGTGTTAGTCTATCTTCAGAGATAAATGTAAAACACTCTTGTGCCTGGTCTTAAAGCACTTCTCCCGTTGTTCACTTCAATGATTTTAGCTTCAATTAGTTAATGTGCATTGGcatgttatttcaattgaatgAACAGTATAATGGTAGCCGGCTCATGTTTTTTTCAGGACTCAAAGATTTCTCCAAAGGAAGGGCGGCTTCCAGATGCTAATAAaggttaaataaaaatattatgaaagtCTTGGTTCTTGAATCTTGGTCCTTGCTTTGTCTAGAGGTTTTTATGTCTCAATTATTTATGCTGTCGCACATGCTTTTTGACCGTCCAATCTTTTGCTAAAATGTTGAGATGTAATTAAAAGTTCATTTATGCTTAAGATACTGGCCAAATATATTGCGACTCTAATTAACTTTTGTATACTAAAATTCTTCTCTGTGGGCATATCCTGCTCTTGCTCACATTTAAGATTTAAGTTTGTAGAAATCTGTCTCAGTGGACTTAGGAGAGAACACTCCATATACTGGATAAACTTGAGATTAATGTCATTTCCACTACAGGCTGATTAGAAGTTGAACTGATGTACTTTATTGTCTTTTGGTATTAGGAGTGCCACATCTGAAGGAGGTGTTTTATCGGATGGGTTTATCTGATAAAGATATTGTAGCACTTTCTGGCGGTCACACCCTGGTAATATATTGGTTTACCACTGTTCTGGATTTAccaataaaaggaaaaaaataaattgttttAGTATAATTTGGCCGATGCTTTACACAGGGAAGGGCACATCCTGAAAGATCAGGCTTCGACGGTCCTTGGACTAAAGAGCCACTAAAATTTGACAATTCATATTTTCAGTAAGTCATTAAGAGCATCTTGTGCATTTTGCTTTTGTCGATTTCCCTCTTCTTACATGTCTGTGATGCATTCATCTAACCAGGGAGCTGCTCAAGGGGGAAACAGAGGGTTTGCTAAAACTCAAAACTGATTTGGCTTTGTTGGACGATCCTGACTTTAGGCGTTATGTGGAGCTTTATGCTAAGGTATGACATGGTATTTTATGTTCAGGCATTTATTCTTTTTCCTTGGCCAAGTTAGTGTATAAGCAGCAAAAAAGATGAACGCCAGTCAAGTTGGTGTGCTCTGCTTAAGAAGTTCAATCATGTCCCATTCAAGTACTCCAGGACCCTTTGTGTAATTGTGTTAGACTTGGCTATTCTCTAAAACTGATTCTAGGTAAAGCATATAGGAAACTGTAATCTGTTTCAGAATTTTGCACGAATATGCTCAACCTCATCTTCTAGAAAAAGGTAATCCCTCTTAGTCAGAGTGATATAGAACCCTAATTTTAGCGCCTGCCACATAAAACTGAGTCACAAACTACGTGTGCTATAGCAACCGGAGTCGAGGATTCAGAATTCTTGACTACCTATGGAAGTCACAAGACCTTAATCAGAACATAGAAGGCTACAAACTTATttgttttcaaattttaaagtacATTTTGTGTTATAAATACAAAAACACATACACaccaaattttttatttgtcttCGACCTACCCAGTAACTCGGAAATATTCTTTCCCCTTTGGACCGGCTAGGATCAACCCCCTATCATGCATCAGGTTTGGTTAGTTTCTCAGCCATGACAACATATCATATCAATTTTTTGCTATTTCTTGTTGGTAACATTGTCTCCATCTGTTAAACTGCCTAATTGCTCTTACCATTGCAGTCAAGTTTTCTTCTACTTCTCCTGCAGGGCCCTTTTCATTTGTCATAATCTTATAATCAAACGTTGTAACCATCGTCTTGTCATATCCACATGCAGGATGAAGACGCCTTCTTTAAAGACTACGCAGAGTCACACAAAAAACTTTCCGAATTAGGTTTCACCCCTCCTGGTGCCAAGACGATTGTCAAAGATGGCACCATATTAGCACAAAGTGCTTTTGGgattgctgttgctgctgcagTAGTGATCGCTGGCTACTTATATGAAGCCAGGAAAAAGATGAAGTAGATtcagaaaacaaaaaaaagaagaaaaacatggttacatttttatattctatactCTTTGATATGATAATCAGAGACAGGCATTGGTCCCTGCCCTCCAGCCAGATCATATATTTGTATTTGGATACATTATACCACTTTTTTTAACTTTGAATAACACACTGGAGGTTTACACTTTGTCGTGCCTTCTTTTTTAGATATCCGCAGCTGCTACTAAGTGGGGCGAGCGGATCAGGAAATTTAACGCGGTCCTGCTACAGCCTATAggtaatgaatttctttctaggaTTCTTGATTTCGTGTTATGCTCTTTTATAACCCAACAGAAAACTCACCTGTGCCCCAATGTGAAATGTGTCATTCGACATTAGGCCCCTGAAAGCATTTGTATAGACAGAAAACTCAACTGTATATGCTTTACATTAGGATCAAATAAAAACCTCGTTTAACGTAAAAATTACGGACCGTTTGCACCTAAATTATGATGTAACTGCAGTTTTATGGTCTTGGCTTAGAATCCCGTAGGGGGCGCAATTTACAGGACCACGAATGTGCAactattttatatgtt contains:
- the LOC130989314 gene encoding L-ascorbate peroxidase 3 gives rise to the protein MAKVIVDSEYLKDVERARRELRSLISGKNCAPIMLRLAWHDAGTYDVNTKTGGPNGSIRNEEEYAHGANSGLKIALEFCEQVKSKCPKITYADLYQLAGVVAVEVTGGPTVSFVPGRKDSKISPKEGRLPDANKGVPHLKEVFYRMGLSDKDIVALSGGHTLGRAHPERSGFDGPWTKEPLKFDNSYFQELLKGETEGLLKLKTDLALLDDPDFRRYVELYAKDEDAFFKDYAESHKKLSELGFTPPGAKTIVKDGTILAQSAFGIAVAAAVVIAGYLYEARKKMK